The Anas platyrhynchos isolate ZD024472 breed Pekin duck chromosome 1, IASCAAS_PekinDuck_T2T, whole genome shotgun sequence genomic sequence CAACATTCAGTTGAGCAAGTCATTCATTATAATATTTATTctatgaaacaaagaaaacataagaTTAAAAAACATTCCATGCATCTcataaaatacagagaaagacATTGTCACAAACagaacaagcaaagcaaaagccccactgaaaaaaatgagagcTCCACTCTTCACATTTCatcatacacacacaaaaagcatgTACAGAAGAAAGTGCACTCTAAATTAAGTGGCAGGTTATCTGTCAGTGTCCTGAACCAGCCCACAAGACTTTTGCCATCGTCTCTCTTATGGCAAGACCAAACAAAGGCAACCTGTTTTCCTTGCTACCAGTTCTTGGCATTATCTTTGGCTGGGAAATCAGGATAGCACAGCAGAGTTCATATCACATTGCAGCCTAGGAAGATACCTGGGCCTAAACTATATACAGAAAAATAGCAGCACTTGACAGGTGGGAACAGGTGGCAGTCATTCCACTGCTAGAAGCAGGGTGTAGGGAGATGTTCTGACTATCTTACTGAGGGTAAGAAGTATAGGCATACACATAGTACCTCTTCAAGAGCACCAATAACATAAAATACATGCTGCATTATAAAAGGATGCTGAAAGCAACTCTTTTACCTAGGTTGCAAgtaacattattatttattttcttattgaaaGCTTTTGATGAGGCCCCTTTTCCTTGACCTATAATATTCCATTTAGCTTTAGCAAAGTTGTTATGGTATCCTCCTCTTGCTTTTGTGTTACAGAATCTCTCAGTCTCCCACAATGGTTACCAACCACGTAACTACTGACCACAAAGCCCGTCTAATTCTGGGCTCATGCCTCTAATACAAAGGCAGCCCTCATCTCTTACTGGAAATGTCCAAAAGCTGCATAGCTGTATTTGGGGAGGGAGGTGtagagaaaggaagaacaagGCTCCACTTACAGAAACACCTATTACCCCAGAAGCCCCACTCCATGCAGGTTTATGAACACCACAAGCAAAGAGTTTCATGTGGGGAGGAGCAAAGAGAAGACAGCAGATTGGCATCCTTCCCCCTGGACCCAGGGATGCATCCACTTCTCTGATAACAGCATTCTTCTGATAGCTACCAAGTTATCTCTGCTGCAGTGTGGAAGGTTCTGCATTCAGCTCCTGTGAATGATGCACCACGGGGGAAGACTGTTATAGTGACAAACGTGGTTTTCACACCATTTCTTAAAAACAGAGCTAGGAATACGTAATTTAAAAATTGCAGTAAATTGTAATTTAATCTGTAGAAATATTAAAAGAGGACAGGAAATAGAGAATTGCCTATATTGCCTTAACTGTTCCTTTGCATGCATGTAACAAAATACAAAGACCACAAAATATAAAGTCATCTTTTCATGCCTGGAAGAGCCTTATTTCATCCCCTTGACAAACACGAATGAGGGAGAAAGAAGACTCCATTAGAAACCCCAGTTCCagcatttctcatttttgaGTGTTTGCAGatagaataatattttcttgatggaattttaaaaattagattTACGTGCTCCATCTCCCTCACACTAAGAAAACAGAGAACGCTGTAAAAGATTACAGTCTTCTGTCTTCGCAGGCCTTACTGAAACTAAAATTGAGCCTTCTTCTGAAATAACTGCCCAGCTTCCTTACTAGTATAATTTCTGTGTTGTCCATGTAAACATTACACAGAGTCTTTGTACCACCCACTATGCCTTTTGCTTCAATCAACTATTTGTGCCCAAGAGCACATCCTTATGTTTCTTCCCACACCACAGCCATCCTCCTACACCACAAAAGATGTAACAAAATAGGAATTAATCATAGGCTGGATACCTACATGgattgctgctgtttgtttctgtcttcCCAGCCTTGGCAAGTTTGGTTGagttctgctgtgctttgccctgctcctctccagtTAGTAGGGCTTTTATTTCAGAGGGGATTTTCCCTTGGTCCATCGCCATGCACCACTGCTTGTACTGAAATATGCAAACACATTAGGCATTAGCAAACTGCCAGGATCACATTAGCAGACAAAACAGAGCTGTAATCTTTACCTTCCGGTATATTCATTTAAGGCTTGAATTTACTGGACTGAAGCCTCTTACAAAACTGCAGAGCGTTAATGAGCTAAGCACGTGTCCATGGTTGCATACCTGGCTTCAGTAAATCCTGATTCAGTCACTAAACTGCTACTCAGTGGCAGAGCTAGACACAATACTGTAATTATTAAACAACATGGAACACTTTGTGCATTTTCTTGCTGTTAGCGTGCCAGAATACCGTTCCAGTTCATGgcctattaaaaacaaatatttcacatgACTCTGGGGCTGATTGACTATTAAGAGGTCCTTCCTGATTGTGCAAGGCAGAGTTACAGAATGTTTGCCTTATTTCTAGTTCCCTCACCTTAAATTCTTATTTGTCAAACCCCAAAAAACACCGAAGAGCCCACAGCCAGTTGACTAACATTCCACCTAATACTAACCCTATTAACTTCTGGTGACCAGCCCTGCCTCATCAAACAAGCCTAAAGCTTGTGAATGAAACATCAATGACATCTTCATATCAGCGAGGAACTGAGTCTTGATTTCTACATGAAACATTCTCTTTTGTTAATGCAACTCATTTGGCCAAGACAGCCATCTTCTATGTGTTCTAAACAAGGGGTAGCTGCACAACCATTTGCACACGTAAACAGAGAGTATGCTGCAAGAACCAGCCTCCCACACAAAGACAAAAGTACTGGAAGCACTAACACACTGTGGATGTATGTCCCCACTACTGATATTTTACCCCATCTCTTTCCAAACTCTACTTCTTTCAACCTCTATCAGaggttttccaaaataaatgcttcaaaGAGTCATATGCAAAGGTGCTTTCTTTGCTCACTTCCAGTTCAAAACCAGCTGATAACTTGCAGCATGAAGTTCATTACTCATCATGCAAAGCAGGCAAGCAGCTGAGTCCATCTGTTTCTGATGCTTTCATACTTTGTGGCTGGCCAAATCCCCCTCATTTTAGTCACAGTGATTTCAAGAACAAACGTCCATGAGAGTAGACCCTGAATGATATTGAGCATTATATTAAGTGGTAGTTTCTTACCATTTCGAGCTCTTCTCTGAGAGCACAGATGGCTCGCTCTCGGCTTGAAACCAGCTCTTCCAGGTACTGGTACCTCAGCTTCTTCCTGGCTCTGCACTCTCTTGCACTCTGACGACTTCTTTCGAGCTTTGCCTTCAAGTCTATTTTTGCTGGTTTACGACCTCGCTTGCCTGGCTTCTTTACTTTGCCTCCAACCACCTGGAAATGAAGAGTACACTAGAGATGATGTTCTGCAAAGGGAACACTGAGACCATGTCATTGTGACTACAGCTGGCTCAAGATGACCAGTCAACTCTCTAGCAAAATTGATTTAGTATTATTAACAACACATGCCCTAGTAATTGCCAGCTCAAGAATTCCTTATTGACTTTAAGACTTAaacttggaaggaaaaaaaaaaaaaagatttacatCATTACAACCTAAAGCCTATTTTTGCTGCAGTAGAATGACTAGTTTCAGCCTCCTCTAAAGACAAAACATTCAGAATTATCCACCACCCATCTGAACTTCCTCCATCTTGCTTTATTTCAAAGGCATCTTCCAGGGATTTTTACTAAACAAGGAATTCAGTTACACTGAgccctgcctctgctgcctccAATGGAGCTGAACCTAACCACTTTGGCCATGTTTACTTTACAAACAGTACTacacagcactgaaaatcaTCTCCTTATGCAACCTATCCCAGCATCAAGTTTTTCCAATGCCTGACTTGGATCTCTCCTGAAGAAATGTGACCCTCAAGACAGCTTCTCCTATCCCTTGAAGGTGTTGGATCATTCTGCCCTTTTCTTTGTGGTTCCTTTTTACGGGTCTGAAAGCTTCTCTTGCTACAGATATAAAAGAATGGAATAGTTTTCTTGGTATTTATTCTGTGCTTCCCCACCCAAATATTTCACTCTTAGTATGAGAATGTGGCACATGAAAGTCTTCGACATGCTATGAAACTTAGTACGCTGGCCATCAGGTAGTATTGCCCTGTAAGCATTACATCAGCCACACGCCCTACTTCCCCTCTGAAGTGAGAATTTCTCTTTATTTGTATTCTGACCACATTGTTTGAATGGAGGGGGTGTGGAGAAACACACCTACGTGTAAGAATTTCACTGCTGGCTTGGTATTTCACCATACTGTGTATAAACTGTACTTTTTCTAAAAGGCACTGTTCAAAAATATCAGAgttcataatgaaaaaaaagcacttcttACTTTGCAATGCTACAAAACAAGTCAGCTTTGACATTCAAAGAAGTCACTTGTTCTACAAACTTAGCAGGCTGCAATAAAAACAGTAACAGTGAATTGATGTGCTCGAATGAAAAAATGGAGTATACAATTGAGTCTATTCTTTCTTTGGAAAGCAAGTCAACAATCACATGCCAACATAATCTAGCCTTTTGTACATTGCCTCTCCTAATTTATTCAGGAGTAGCTGCCCCCACAATCAAATGGAGGAAGAGAAAGTACTTAATGGACATCCAGCGATAATGAAACAAACATAGCAcattcagaaaagcaaacaaaaaagtcacTTTTACACCTGAACTACAGAACACAAGTTGAATAGTCCATTTACTCCACCAAGGTATTCTCCTTCAGATCCTGTTTTCCATGCTTGTCTGTAACTAATGCATGTGGTAAGCCATTAAACTTGGTGCTGCAGGATAGGGC encodes the following:
- the CREBL2 gene encoding cAMP-responsive element-binding protein-like 2 — its product is MDDSKVVGGKVKKPGKRGRKPAKIDLKAKLERSRQSARECRARKKLRYQYLEELVSSRERAICALREELEMYKQWCMAMDQGKIPSEIKALLTGEEQGKAQQNSTKLAKAGKTETNSSNP